A genomic window from Algoriphagus sp. Y33 includes:
- a CDS encoding MATE family efflux transporter: MTIKDHFKITFNLAFPVVLSQLGQVLVGVADSMMVGRLGAVPLAAASLGNSIFFVILMFGMGISMGITPLVSVAEGKGKFKRIGHLFQHGLWINIATALILTAVVIGLSQGLHFLNQPQEVVTLTIPYLYIITASLFPFMIFQSFKQLAEGVSQTKQAMYVTIFCNLVNVFLNWVLIYGNLGVSEMGLNGAGLATLISRILMPILMGLYVMRSKRYRIFNLQLGIGKLRFLLLNRILKIGIPTGFQYIFEVSAFSAAAIMMGWIGVNALAAHQIAINLASVSYMMVSGLSTAGMIRVSNQIGRGNFKGMREAGMVVFGMVLVFMAITGLIFVVMRYYLPTLYIDNEDVVALSASLLIIAGMFQLSDGIQVAGLGVLRGLEDVKFPTFITLVAYWVIGLPLGYFLAFELGMAELGIWYGLLIGLSITAVVLFYRFHKLSNRMIRANKPIVTV; this comes from the coding sequence ATGACAATCAAGGATCATTTTAAAATCACCTTCAACCTTGCTTTTCCTGTGGTGCTAAGCCAGCTCGGACAGGTTTTGGTAGGTGTAGCTGACAGTATGATGGTAGGCAGACTAGGGGCAGTGCCACTGGCTGCTGCGTCTTTGGGGAACAGTATTTTTTTCGTGATACTGATGTTTGGTATGGGGATTTCCATGGGAATTACTCCTTTGGTTTCAGTGGCTGAAGGGAAGGGCAAATTCAAAAGGATTGGCCATCTTTTTCAGCATGGATTATGGATCAACATTGCCACCGCATTGATTCTGACGGCGGTGGTAATCGGCTTATCTCAAGGACTTCACTTCTTGAACCAACCGCAAGAGGTGGTGACTCTTACCATTCCTTACCTCTACATAATTACTGCTTCTCTTTTTCCTTTCATGATTTTCCAGTCATTTAAGCAGTTGGCAGAAGGTGTTTCACAGACAAAGCAGGCGATGTACGTCACCATCTTTTGCAATCTTGTCAATGTGTTTCTTAACTGGGTACTGATCTATGGAAACTTGGGCGTTTCTGAAATGGGGTTGAATGGTGCAGGATTGGCTACATTGATCTCAAGGATCTTAATGCCTATCCTAATGGGACTGTACGTGATGCGCTCCAAAAGATACAGAATCTTCAATTTGCAACTGGGAATAGGCAAACTGAGATTTTTACTGTTAAATAGAATCTTGAAAATCGGTATCCCTACAGGTTTTCAATACATTTTTGAAGTGAGTGCGTTCAGCGCAGCGGCAATAATGATGGGGTGGATAGGAGTAAATGCGCTTGCTGCTCATCAAATCGCCATAAACCTAGCCTCGGTAAGCTATATGATGGTTTCGGGTCTCAGCACGGCCGGAATGATTCGCGTCAGTAACCAAATCGGTCGGGGTAACTTTAAAGGCATGAGAGAGGCCGGAATGGTGGTTTTTGGTATGGTACTGGTATTCATGGCAATTACAGGTTTGATATTTGTTGTCATGCGATACTATCTTCCTACACTCTATATTGACAATGAAGATGTGGTTGCCTTATCTGCTTCATTGCTCATCATCGCAGGTATGTTTCAGCTGTCGGATGGTATTCAGGTAGCGGGTTTGGGTGTTTTACGGGGGTTGGAAGATGTGAAATTCCCTACATTTATTACGCTTGTGGCTTATTGGGTAATTGGCCTTCCGCTTGGATATTTCTTGGCTTTTGAGCTGGGAATGGCGGAGCTGGGGATTTGGTATGGCTTATTGATCGGTTTGAGTATTACTGCTGTGGTTTTGTTTTATCGCTTTCATAAGCTGAGTAATCGGATGATTAGGGCAAATAAGCCGATTGTCACTGTATAA
- a CDS encoding NUDIX hydrolase — protein MEQNPWTTKKINPVYENPWIKVEHHEVLNPAGNEGVYGKVHFKNRAMGIIPIDQDGNTWLIGQFRYTLDEYAWEIPMGGGPLEEDKLESAKRELKEETGLRAEKWTEIMKIHTSNSVTDEVGYVYLAEDLTQGEAEFEETEVLKIKKLPFSTVVEMVMNGEITDGISIAGILKAARILNL, from the coding sequence ATGGAACAAAATCCCTGGACAACCAAAAAAATTAATCCGGTTTATGAAAACCCTTGGATTAAAGTTGAGCACCATGAGGTCTTAAATCCCGCCGGCAACGAAGGTGTTTACGGTAAAGTGCACTTTAAAAATAGAGCAATGGGCATTATTCCCATTGACCAAGATGGTAACACTTGGCTTATTGGTCAGTTTCGTTACACCCTGGATGAGTATGCGTGGGAGATTCCCATGGGGGGTGGACCATTGGAGGAGGATAAATTGGAAAGTGCCAAACGTGAATTGAAAGAAGAAACCGGTCTAAGAGCAGAGAAATGGACAGAAATCATGAAAATTCACACCTCAAATTCCGTGACAGATGAAGTGGGGTATGTGTACCTAGCCGAAGATCTTACGCAGGGAGAAGCTGAGTTTGAGGAAACTGAAGTACTAAAAATAAAGAAATTGCCATTCTCCACAGTTGTGGAAATGGTGATGAATGGAGAAATCACTGACGGAATCAGCATTGCAGGAATTCTCAAGGCTGCAAGGATTCTAAATTTATAG
- a CDS encoding tol-pal system protein YbgF, whose protein sequence is MLIRIAMILSVYVVGLSFAQAQETEADSMIYVPSKYLLLDRGLQFRITKSINSMYNFDFPAAERDFAVLALQYPDHPLPEFLVALGYWWRIEVDVANERYDATFVKYLDRAIAKAEVMFKEDETNKEAAFFLAGGYGFQSRLYSERKSWTKAAFAGRNALKYMNLSRGEEEFNPELLLGDALFNYFSEWIPENYPLLRPVMALFPKGNKKLGLQQLEQVANNAFYTRVEAQYFLFRLYASEEKEPFKALQISDYLHGKFPNNPYFHRSYARHLYAVGRWTESVEQSKEILDRIDSKMPGYESNSGRYAAFYIAQFNERVGNRDEAKKYYLKTLSFGEESESQESGYYLHSLLQLGKMATDEKNKTLAKKYFKEVKKYAKRKHSAHQEAREFIKKNKL, encoded by the coding sequence ATGTTGATACGAATCGCAATGATTCTTAGTGTGTATGTTGTAGGGCTTAGTTTTGCCCAAGCGCAGGAAACGGAAGCAGATTCTATGATCTATGTGCCTTCCAAATACTTATTGCTGGATAGAGGACTCCAATTCAGGATTACCAAGTCTATCAATAGCATGTACAATTTTGATTTTCCTGCTGCTGAACGTGACTTTGCCGTACTTGCCCTTCAATATCCGGATCATCCATTGCCTGAATTCTTGGTGGCACTGGGTTATTGGTGGAGGATAGAAGTAGATGTGGCCAATGAGAGATATGATGCGACTTTTGTTAAATACCTCGACAGGGCTATTGCAAAAGCAGAGGTAATGTTTAAGGAAGACGAGACGAATAAGGAGGCTGCTTTCTTTTTGGCGGGCGGATATGGTTTTCAGTCTCGACTATACTCTGAAAGGAAGAGCTGGACAAAGGCTGCTTTTGCGGGAAGAAATGCCCTTAAATATATGAATTTGAGCAGAGGTGAGGAGGAATTTAATCCTGAATTGCTCTTGGGGGATGCGCTTTTCAATTATTTCTCAGAGTGGATTCCGGAGAATTACCCATTGCTAAGGCCTGTCATGGCACTTTTCCCGAAGGGGAATAAAAAGCTGGGCTTACAGCAACTGGAACAGGTGGCAAATAATGCATTCTACACGCGGGTGGAAGCCCAGTATTTTTTATTCAGATTATATGCGTCAGAAGAGAAAGAACCATTTAAAGCACTTCAGATTTCGGATTATTTGCATGGTAAATTTCCAAATAATCCATATTTCCATAGATCATATGCAAGGCATCTCTACGCAGTGGGAAGATGGACTGAATCTGTGGAGCAATCAAAGGAAATTCTTGATCGGATAGATTCAAAAATGCCGGGCTATGAATCTAACAGTGGGAGATATGCTGCTTTTTATATTGCCCAGTTCAATGAGCGTGTTGGAAATCGGGATGAAGCCAAGAAATATTACCTTAAAACCCTGTCCTTCGGAGAGGAATCTGAGTCCCAAGAAAGCGGATATTACTTGCATTCTTTACTGCAGCTGGGAAAGATGGCGACAGATGAGAAAAACAAGACGTTGGCCAAAAAGTATTTCAAGGAAGTGAAGAAGTATGCCAAGCGTAAACACTCTGCTCATCAAGAAGCAAGAGAATTTATCAAAAAGAATAAACTTTAA
- a CDS encoding Lrp/AsnC family transcriptional regulator, with amino-acid sequence MDHSLRIKFDKIDRKILEILQANAKITNAQLSKDIGLSPAPTLERVKKLEQSGIIKSYHAKLDPEKIGLGVSTFVLVSLIGHNKGNIDAFMREINIIPEVIECHHITGTGDFILKIIAKDITSYQNLMLEKVSEIKEVDSMQSMVILSTFKDSKVMPIPA; translated from the coding sequence ATGGATCATAGCTTAAGAATAAAATTCGATAAAATCGACAGGAAGATTCTGGAAATCCTTCAGGCTAATGCCAAAATAACAAATGCTCAATTGTCAAAGGATATAGGACTTTCTCCTGCTCCCACGTTGGAGCGTGTGAAGAAATTGGAGCAATCCGGAATTATAAAGAGTTATCATGCAAAGCTGGATCCTGAAAAGATCGGTCTGGGTGTCAGTACTTTTGTGTTGGTAAGCTTAATCGGTCATAATAAAGGCAATATTGATGCTTTCATGCGTGAAATTAATATAATTCCTGAAGTGATAGAGTGCCACCACATTACAGGTACAGGCGATTTTATTTTAAAAATCATTGCGAAAGATATTACCTCATACCAGAATTTGATGCTTGAAAAAGTATCGGAAATCAAAGAAGTAGATTCCATGCAATCCATGGTTATTTTATCTACTTTCAAGGATTCTAAAGTAATGCCAATCCCGGCTTAA